A stretch of the Archangium violaceum genome encodes the following:
- a CDS encoding carbohydrate-binding module family 20 domain-containing protein — protein MTTRRGVVLKTLGCALALGLAAPAEAGVFVHLFEWRWPDVARECETFLGPKGYTAVQVSPPNEHITGSQWWTRYQPVSYKLESRGGTRAQFIDMVQRCNAAGVAIYADLVINHTASFNSGVGTGGTSWTPRNHPMYSPADYHSPICSITNYQDAWNVQNCDLNGLPDLNTGSSYVQQTIANYINDLTSIGVKGYRVDAAKHMTPGDVSGIRGRMTGSPYVFQEVIDPGGEAVKSSQYFGTGAVTEFKYSTNIGNQFKNGQLKNLTNFGESWGFMSSNYAVVFTDNHDNQRGHGAGGPNILTYKDGALYTLANVFMLGWPYGYPKVMSSYAFTDPDAGPPGSAVHNGTSVNCFGSAWQCEHRWREIANMVRFRAVTEGAGVSKWWDNGNNQVAFARTGKGFVVINREGSTLSRTFSTNLPAGTYCNIIAGDATNGTCSGDSITVDASGNATFSVPAMAAAAIHVGALGSGGTTPPPTTGNVTVNFTCTNGTTYMGQSAYVVGNHASLGNWAPASAVKLNPTSYPTWTGSLSLPANTSLEWKCLKREENNPANGVVWQPGSNVKYTTPASGTGSTSGAF, from the coding sequence GTGACGACGAGACGTGGAGTGGTCCTCAAGACGCTGGGCTGTGCCCTGGCCCTGGGCCTGGCGGCGCCGGCCGAGGCGGGTGTCTTCGTGCACCTGTTCGAGTGGCGCTGGCCCGACGTGGCCCGTGAGTGCGAGACGTTCCTCGGACCCAAGGGCTACACCGCGGTGCAGGTGTCCCCGCCCAACGAGCACATCACCGGCAGCCAGTGGTGGACCCGTTATCAGCCCGTCAGCTACAAGCTCGAGTCGCGCGGCGGCACGCGGGCCCAGTTCATCGACATGGTGCAGCGCTGCAACGCCGCCGGGGTGGCCATCTACGCCGACCTCGTCATCAACCACACGGCGTCCTTCAACAGCGGCGTGGGCACCGGCGGCACCTCGTGGACGCCCCGCAACCACCCGATGTACTCGCCCGCCGATTACCACTCGCCCATCTGCTCCATCACCAACTACCAGGACGCCTGGAACGTGCAGAACTGCGATCTGAACGGCCTGCCGGACCTGAACACGGGTTCGAGCTACGTGCAGCAGACGATCGCCAACTACATCAATGATCTCACGTCCATTGGCGTGAAGGGCTACCGGGTGGACGCCGCCAAGCACATGACCCCCGGCGACGTGTCCGGCATCCGCGGCCGCATGACGGGCTCGCCCTACGTCTTCCAGGAGGTCATCGACCCGGGGGGCGAGGCGGTCAAGTCCAGCCAGTACTTCGGCACCGGCGCGGTGACCGAGTTCAAGTACAGCACCAACATCGGCAACCAGTTCAAGAACGGCCAGCTCAAGAACCTGACCAACTTCGGCGAGAGCTGGGGCTTCATGTCCAGCAACTACGCCGTGGTGTTCACCGACAACCACGACAACCAGCGCGGCCACGGCGCGGGCGGCCCCAACATCCTCACCTACAAGGACGGCGCGCTCTACACCCTGGCCAACGTCTTCATGCTGGGCTGGCCGTATGGATACCCGAAGGTGATGTCCAGCTACGCCTTCACCGACCCGGACGCGGGCCCTCCGGGCTCGGCCGTGCACAATGGCACCAGCGTCAACTGCTTCGGGAGCGCGTGGCAGTGCGAGCACCGCTGGAGGGAGATCGCCAACATGGTGCGCTTCCGCGCGGTGACCGAGGGCGCCGGCGTGTCCAAGTGGTGGGACAACGGCAACAACCAGGTGGCCTTCGCCCGCACGGGCAAGGGCTTCGTGGTCATCAACCGCGAGGGCTCCACGCTCTCGCGCACCTTCTCCACCAACCTGCCCGCGGGAACCTACTGCAACATCATCGCCGGGGACGCAACCAACGGCACCTGCTCGGGCGACAGCATCACCGTGGACGCCAGCGGCAACGCCACCTTTTCCGTGCCCGCCATGGCGGCGGCCGCCATCCACGTGGGCGCGCTGGGCTCGGGCGGCACGACGCCTCCGCCCACCACGGGCAACGTCACGGTGAACTTCACCTGCACCAATGGCACGACGTACATGGGCCAGAGCGCCTACGTCGTGGGCAATCACGCCAGCCTGGGCAACTGGGCGCCCGCGAGCGCCGTGAAGCTCAACCCCACGAGCTACCCCACCTGGACGGGTTCCCTCTCCCTGCCGGCCAACACCTCCCTCGAGTGGAAGTGCCTCAAGCGAGAGGAGAACAACCCCGCTAATGGCGTGGTGTGGCAGCCGGGCTCCAACGTGAAGTACACCACGCCCGCCTCGGGCACGGGCTCCACCTCGGGCGCCTTCTAG
- a CDS encoding IS110 family transposase codes for MADGEAESFVKRVAALPLPGRLMAQVAPLLNLMQHLNEQIAFMNGVLERVAHKDEQVARLCTVPQVGPVTACAFVSAVDEPERFSGPHQVEAYLGLVPGEKSSGEKQHRGPITKTGNSRVRWLLIQAALSLLRVKRPETEHLREWAEKIAARRGKKIAVVALARRLAGILFAMMRDGTQYRPPQAQEEEMEAA; via the coding sequence GTGGCGGATGGGGAGGCGGAGTCCTTCGTCAAGCGGGTGGCGGCCCTGCCTCTGCCGGGCAGGCTCATGGCGCAGGTGGCGCCGCTGCTCAATCTCATGCAGCACCTCAACGAGCAGATTGCCTTCATGAATGGGGTGCTCGAGCGAGTGGCCCACAAGGACGAGCAGGTGGCGCGCCTGTGCACGGTGCCCCAGGTGGGGCCGGTGACGGCGTGTGCCTTCGTGTCCGCGGTGGATGAGCCCGAGCGTTTCAGCGGGCCGCACCAGGTGGAGGCGTACCTGGGGTTGGTGCCGGGCGAGAAGAGCTCGGGAGAGAAGCAACACCGAGGCCCGATAACGAAGACAGGAAACAGCCGGGTGCGCTGGCTGCTGATACAAGCGGCCCTCTCCCTGCTACGGGTGAAGAGGCCAGAAACGGAACACCTGCGAGAGTGGGCCGAGAAGATTGCCGCCCGGCGAGGCAAGAAGATTGCGGTGGTGGCACTGGCACGCAGGCTGGCCGGAATCCTCTTCGCCATGATGCGCGATGGGACGCAATACCGGCCACCCCAAGCACAGGAGGAGGAGATGGAGGCAGCCTGA
- a CDS encoding DUF7594 domain-containing protein, producing MHRVPPWKQSLRSLLIAPLMAGLVPGCDAGEAPPEPASPEPPARARTAPLTPAPTPKQVILEPEADTYVWSGNPATNFGTAGNLVVDPGKGEAYLRFNLDGIPAGAQIASVRLETLAYDGYAYYGNGSVRTHLVPDDTWSETAMTWNTRPAVADDILGSWWLWYNNITPKPLQQGVNFDPKLTAPVQQALDSDQRISFRLSSPGYRTLYRSREHAVASERPRLVVTYFEPGDLPVTSGLQVAALVPMADAQVLASNPTGNSGGSPSLTVDRADAETFLRFGLGSVPIDAQVVAVSLVATSNNGYIDDGADGNVYTRLVSDDSWSEAGITWNNKPAASSEDLGSWLLWNRDGQYTTQVGINSSPKLVEPVLQALDSDGVLSLRLDSPGSRTLYHSSEYTETVARWPQLLVSYFVPPPCPASTASTPKQVVLEPEADTYVWSDNAATNFGTAGNLVVDPGKGEAYLRFNLDGIPAGAHIASVRLEALAYDGYAYYGNGSVQTHLVPDDTWSETAMTWNTRPAVAGDILGSWWLWYNNITPKPLQQGVNFDPKLTAPVQQALDSDQRISFRLSSPGYRTLYRSREHAVASERPRLVVTYFEPGDPQVTSDLQVAEFFPSADGYGQWSNPKASFGTSTSLLVDRADAEAYLRFNLGNSIPPTAQVASVVLVTTSTGGDVTPGADANVYTRLVPNNTWSETGLSWNTRPSSFSCDLGSWQFPSRPVPYLTQALVNASPKLVAPVQQALASDGVISFKLDSPGSRSVYDSREYPESPARLPRLLVYYSFPTATP from the coding sequence ATGCATCGCGTACCCCCGTGGAAGCAGTCCCTCCGTTCCCTTCTCATCGCGCCTCTCATGGCGGGGCTCGTCCCTGGCTGTGATGCCGGCGAAGCGCCGCCGGAGCCGGCCTCACCGGAGCCTCCGGCGCGTGCCCGGACCGCTCCACTCACCCCAGCCCCCACACCCAAGCAGGTCATCCTGGAGCCCGAGGCGGACACGTACGTCTGGTCCGGCAACCCGGCCACGAACTTCGGTACGGCCGGGAACCTGGTCGTCGACCCCGGCAAGGGCGAGGCCTACCTGCGCTTCAACCTGGACGGCATCCCGGCCGGAGCCCAGATCGCCTCGGTCCGGCTGGAGACGCTGGCCTACGACGGCTATGCCTACTACGGCAACGGCAGCGTCCGGACGCACCTGGTGCCCGACGACACCTGGAGCGAGACGGCCATGACGTGGAACACCCGGCCCGCGGTGGCCGACGACATCCTGGGCTCCTGGTGGCTCTGGTACAACAACATCACCCCCAAGCCCCTGCAGCAGGGCGTCAACTTCGACCCGAAGCTGACCGCCCCCGTGCAGCAGGCCCTGGACTCGGATCAGCGCATCTCCTTCCGGCTGAGCTCCCCGGGCTACCGGACGCTGTACCGCTCCCGTGAGCACGCCGTCGCCAGTGAGCGGCCCAGGCTCGTCGTCACCTACTTCGAGCCCGGGGATCTGCCGGTGACCTCCGGCCTCCAGGTGGCGGCCCTCGTCCCCATGGCGGACGCGCAGGTCCTGGCGAGCAACCCCACCGGGAACTCCGGCGGGAGCCCGAGCCTGACCGTCGACCGCGCCGACGCGGAGACCTTCCTTCGCTTCGGCCTGGGCAGCGTCCCGATCGACGCGCAGGTGGTCGCCGTCTCCCTGGTGGCGACGTCCAACAACGGCTACATCGACGACGGCGCGGACGGCAACGTCTACACGCGGCTGGTCTCCGACGACTCCTGGAGTGAGGCCGGCATCACCTGGAACAACAAGCCTGCCGCCTCCAGCGAGGACCTCGGCTCCTGGCTGTTGTGGAACCGCGATGGCCAGTACACGACGCAGGTGGGCATCAACTCGAGCCCGAAGCTGGTGGAGCCCGTGCTGCAGGCGCTGGACTCGGACGGAGTGCTCTCCCTGCGGTTGGATTCGCCCGGGTCCCGGACGCTGTACCACTCGAGTGAGTATACGGAAACGGTGGCCCGCTGGCCCCAGTTGCTCGTCTCCTACTTCGTGCCGCCCCCGTGCCCCGCGTCCACCGCCTCCACACCCAAGCAGGTGGTCCTGGAGCCCGAGGCGGACACGTACGTCTGGTCCGATAACGCGGCCACGAACTTCGGTACGGCCGGGAACCTGGTCGTCGACCCCGGCAAGGGCGAGGCCTACCTGCGCTTCAACCTGGACGGCATCCCGGCCGGAGCCCACATCGCCTCGGTCCGGCTGGAGGCGCTGGCCTACGACGGCTATGCCTACTACGGCAACGGCAGCGTCCAGACGCACCTGGTGCCCGACGACACCTGGAGCGAGACGGCCATGACGTGGAACACCCGGCCCGCGGTGGCCGGCGACATCCTGGGCTCCTGGTGGCTCTGGTACAACAACATCACCCCCAAGCCCCTGCAGCAGGGCGTCAACTTCGACCCGAAGCTGACCGCCCCCGTGCAGCAGGCCCTGGACTCGGATCAGCGCATCTCCTTCCGGCTGAGCTCCCCGGGCTACCGGACGCTGTACCGCTCCCGTGAGCACGCCGTCGCCAGTGAGCGGCCCAGGCTCGTCGTCACCTACTTCGAGCCCGGAGATCCGCAGGTGACCTCCGATCTCCAGGTGGCGGAGTTCTTCCCGTCGGCGGATGGGTACGGGCAGTGGAGCAACCCCAAAGCGAGCTTCGGCACGTCCACGAGTCTGCTCGTCGACCGGGCCGACGCGGAGGCCTACCTGCGCTTCAATCTCGGCAACAGCATCCCCCCCACCGCCCAGGTGGCCTCCGTCGTCCTGGTGACCACGTCCACGGGGGGCGACGTCACGCCCGGCGCGGACGCCAACGTCTACACGCGACTCGTCCCCAACAACACCTGGAGCGAGACCGGCCTCTCCTGGAACACCCGGCCCTCCAGCTTCAGCTGCGACCTGGGCTCCTGGCAGTTCCCAAGCCGGCCCGTGCCGTACCTCACGCAGGCGCTCGTCAACGCGAGCCCGAAGCTGGTGGCGCCCGTGCAGCAGGCGCTGGCCTCGGACGGGGTGATCTCCTTCAAGCTCGACTCCCCGGGAAGCCGCTCCGTCTACGACTCGCGCGAGTACCCGGAGTCCCCGGCCCGCCTGCCGCGACTGCTCGTCTACTACTCCTTCCCCACGGCCACGCCTTGA
- a CDS encoding vWA domain-containing protein produces MPTSKLNRLTRWGSAALALGLVPGCSSTPSRLSGESTESLAQVQPGELKEEAGPAQAPVDDVVDAEAEGAPMADAPAPRMPGLKPVSASAGMVLGGAPVAHRGGAEMKRAEVLRGRVASAPATPPPPPPPAKMLPPGSRMQPPEPVSQGNSFTEHAPNAFTETATDRFSTFAVDVDTASYAVSRRYLTQGALPPHAAVRVEEFVNYFKYRYTPPEKGAFTVHLEGAPSPFNANRHFVRVGVQGKVVSRSQRKPAHLVFLVDTSGSMNQQDKLPLAKEAMKLAVKNLNENDTVAIVTYAGSTRDVLSPTPATGLERIYKAIDGLESGGGTAMGSGMEMAYKHAVKKASGKVVSRVVVLTDGDANIGPNVSADTMLNSIQGYVKEGVTLSAIGFGMGNYRDDLMEKLADKGNGNCFYIDSYKEAKKVFESQLTGTLEVIAKDVKLQVEFDPKVVRRYRLVGYENRDIADKDFRDDKVDAGEIGAGHSVTAVYEVELTGEKAALGTVRIRAKAPNGTEAAEQAFPFEQRMMRATLDAASPDFRFALAVAATADVLRGSPSAQGWNLATAQKLAVGATEGLSDREEFTKLVARARGLLGNAVARDGR; encoded by the coding sequence ATGCCGACGTCCAAGCTGAACCGTCTGACCCGCTGGGGAAGCGCCGCCCTTGCCCTGGGCCTCGTCCCCGGGTGCAGCAGCACGCCATCCAGACTCTCTGGAGAGAGCACGGAGTCCCTCGCGCAGGTCCAGCCGGGTGAGCTCAAGGAGGAGGCGGGACCCGCCCAGGCCCCGGTGGATGACGTAGTGGACGCGGAGGCCGAGGGCGCCCCGATGGCAGATGCCCCCGCCCCCAGAATGCCGGGGCTGAAGCCGGTATCCGCCTCCGCGGGGATGGTCCTGGGTGGGGCTCCCGTGGCGCACAGGGGTGGCGCGGAGATGAAGCGCGCCGAGGTGCTGCGTGGCAGGGTGGCCTCCGCCCCGGCCACACCGCCGCCACCGCCTCCGCCCGCGAAGATGCTTCCACCAGGCTCGCGCATGCAGCCCCCGGAGCCCGTGTCCCAGGGCAACAGCTTCACCGAGCACGCGCCCAACGCGTTCACCGAGACCGCCACGGATCGCTTCTCCACCTTCGCGGTGGACGTGGACACGGCGTCGTACGCGGTGTCTCGCCGCTACCTCACCCAGGGAGCCCTGCCGCCGCACGCGGCCGTCCGGGTCGAGGAGTTCGTCAACTACTTCAAGTACCGCTACACCCCGCCCGAGAAGGGGGCCTTCACCGTGCACCTCGAGGGCGCGCCCTCGCCGTTCAACGCGAACCGTCACTTCGTGCGCGTGGGCGTGCAGGGGAAGGTCGTCTCGCGCTCGCAGCGCAAGCCCGCGCACCTGGTCTTCCTGGTGGACACCAGCGGCTCCATGAACCAGCAGGACAAGCTGCCGCTGGCCAAGGAGGCGATGAAGCTCGCGGTGAAGAACCTCAACGAGAACGACACGGTGGCGATCGTCACCTACGCGGGCAGCACCCGGGACGTGCTCTCCCCCACTCCGGCCACCGGCCTGGAGCGCATCTACAAGGCCATCGACGGCCTGGAGTCCGGCGGCGGCACGGCCATGGGCTCGGGCATGGAGATGGCGTACAAGCACGCGGTGAAGAAGGCCTCGGGCAAGGTGGTGTCGCGCGTGGTGGTGCTCACGGATGGTGACGCCAACATCGGCCCCAACGTCTCCGCGGACACCATGCTCAACAGCATCCAGGGCTACGTGAAGGAAGGCGTCACCCTGTCCGCCATTGGCTTCGGCATGGGCAACTACCGGGACGATCTGATGGAGAAGCTGGCCGACAAGGGCAACGGCAACTGCTTCTACATCGACAGCTACAAGGAGGCGAAGAAGGTCTTCGAGTCGCAGCTCACCGGCACGCTGGAGGTCATCGCCAAGGATGTGAAGCTCCAGGTGGAGTTCGACCCGAAGGTGGTGCGCCGCTACCGGCTGGTGGGCTACGAGAACCGGGACATCGCCGACAAGGACTTCCGCGACGACAAGGTGGACGCGGGAGAGATTGGCGCGGGCCACAGCGTCACCGCGGTGTACGAGGTGGAGCTGACGGGCGAGAAGGCGGCGTTGGGCACGGTGCGCATCCGCGCCAAGGCGCCCAACGGCACCGAGGCCGCCGAGCAGGCCTTCCCCTTCGAGCAGCGGATGATGCGCGCCACGCTGGACGCGGCCTCGCCGGACTTCCGCTTCGCGCTGGCGGTGGCGGCCACGGCAGACGTGCTGCGCGGCAGCCCGAGCGCCCAGGGGTGGAACCTGGCCACGGCGCAGAAGCTCGCCGTGGGCGCCACGGAGGGCCTGTCGGATCGCGAGGAGTTCACGAAGCTGGTGGCCCGGGCGCGCGGCCTGCTGGGCAACGCCGTGGCTCGCGACGGCCGCTGA
- a CDS encoding thiol-activated cytolysin family protein, protein MNKLRSVLMLTGLSVAGLNACGGEPEGTSPAAPVGETVSVNQELIQNQAIFDYLTRLSPLILPTPSHSESTSTQEEVRDATINVCTYTQVSETSHFDKLVSFDPNADVLWPGALVQGQSLSLGLLSPIGAPRAPGTITLTNARIDGSTPTEYVYSRTLASPSLASTHDAIQNILTAESVNYAAKIAYTMHQAHSLNEGSVKAGIAVQFAGNSLNTTFGQQWTQSKTTILVDFTQSYYTVSFGAPAEPSAFFAPSVTVDELRPFIYDGNPPGYLSSVTYGRRLLIKFESSEDSSKVSSTLDVVFTKGKVGGSINLDYEQQKTLQNTKMTLLALGGPAGSAVEVIGTGLDKITSLQKYFQDGANFSPSSPGVPLSYTVRYLSNYQPLVVASTTSYTVPSCVGKTSTMSVALGELYIYANGETIGKGEMNYDVYVGDSLVASGRNVKRGDKESIALNVSRMVTLLQQEGNSLRVRADVWENTKKVTPGITHIFSTYLKDWSPKGYQEVIGEYKNLKVGLRYTVTPY, encoded by the coding sequence ATGAACAAACTTCGAAGCGTGTTGATGCTGACGGGCCTGTCCGTCGCGGGTCTGAACGCCTGTGGAGGAGAGCCCGAGGGGACGTCCCCGGCCGCCCCCGTGGGCGAGACGGTGAGCGTGAATCAGGAGCTGATCCAGAACCAGGCGATCTTCGATTACCTCACCCGGCTGTCGCCGCTCATCCTCCCGACGCCGAGCCATAGCGAGAGCACCTCCACCCAGGAGGAGGTGCGTGACGCGACGATCAACGTCTGCACGTACACCCAGGTCTCGGAGACGAGCCATTTCGACAAGCTGGTCTCCTTCGATCCGAACGCGGATGTGCTCTGGCCGGGTGCGCTCGTGCAGGGGCAGTCGCTGTCGCTCGGGCTCCTGTCGCCCATCGGGGCGCCGCGTGCTCCGGGGACGATCACCCTGACCAACGCGCGGATCGACGGTTCCACGCCGACCGAGTACGTGTACAGCCGGACCCTGGCGTCTCCGAGCCTGGCGAGCACCCATGACGCGATCCAGAACATCCTGACGGCGGAGAGCGTCAACTACGCGGCCAAGATCGCCTACACGATGCACCAGGCGCACTCGCTCAACGAGGGCTCGGTCAAGGCGGGCATCGCGGTGCAGTTCGCGGGCAACTCGCTCAACACCACCTTCGGCCAGCAGTGGACGCAGAGCAAGACGACCATCCTGGTGGACTTCACCCAGTCCTATTACACCGTCTCCTTCGGGGCGCCCGCGGAGCCCTCGGCCTTCTTCGCGCCGTCCGTGACGGTCGATGAGCTGAGGCCGTTCATCTACGACGGCAATCCGCCCGGCTACCTCAGCTCCGTCACGTATGGCCGCCGGCTGCTCATCAAGTTCGAGTCCTCGGAGGACAGCTCCAAGGTGTCCTCGACGCTCGACGTCGTCTTCACGAAGGGCAAGGTGGGCGGCTCCATCAACCTGGACTACGAGCAGCAGAAGACCCTCCAGAACACGAAGATGACGCTCCTGGCGCTGGGCGGGCCCGCCGGCAGCGCGGTGGAGGTCATCGGCACCGGTCTGGACAAGATCACCTCGCTCCAGAAGTACTTCCAGGATGGGGCCAACTTCTCGCCGAGCTCTCCGGGTGTTCCGCTGTCCTATACGGTGCGCTACCTGAGCAACTACCAGCCGCTCGTGGTGGCCTCGACGACCAGCTACACGGTGCCGTCCTGCGTCGGGAAGACGTCCACCATGTCCGTGGCGCTGGGCGAGCTGTACATCTACGCGAACGGAGAGACGATCGGGAAGGGCGAGATGAACTACGACGTCTACGTGGGCGACTCGCTCGTGGCGTCCGGGCGCAACGTGAAGCGTGGTGACAAGGAGAGCATCGCCCTGAACGTGTCGCGGATGGTCACCCTGCTCCAGCAGGAGGGCAACTCCCTGCGGGTGCGAGCGGATGTCTGGGAGAACACCAAGAAGGTCACCCCCGGCATCACGCACATCTTCAGCACCTACCTGAAGGACTGGTCGCCGAAGGGGTACCAGGAGGTCATCGGCGAGTACAAGAACCTGAAGGTCGGCCTGCGCTACACCGTCACGCCGTATTGA
- a CDS encoding heparan-alpha-glucosaminide N-acetyltransferase domain-containing protein — protein MSPAPPSDRVRAIDWLRGIAVLFMVQCHALVLLRPELRQSPTTKFLLRIDGLVAPAFLFSAGFALSLLLVRSAASGKRSERLGRNLRRALQVLGVATLVNWMWFPLFQQPKWLVRLDILHCVGLSLLILLPFTAGMASRPRVLRGVALALALVTFFLSPLGEAVNGPWAYVLNKSTGAVFPLLPWLGFSWLGAYAGAVAGEQGRAGLVRALLFLTGLGAVGWLAAEPLRNLYPEHRFFVTNPSNAAERWMWICIVLLGLMVLERRMARGTAPSRVRRFVETFGTSSLSAYVFHEGLLYFHIFGFSFERVWGHRSGWGQYTLLTVALIGLTYGLCLAVDGLQRLPRTVGPLLRARWAALGAGQSR, from the coding sequence ATGAGTCCCGCGCCTCCCTCCGATCGCGTCCGCGCCATCGACTGGCTGCGCGGCATCGCGGTGCTGTTCATGGTCCAGTGCCACGCGTTGGTGCTGCTGCGCCCGGAGCTGCGCCAGAGTCCGACGACGAAGTTCCTGCTCCGGATCGACGGGCTGGTGGCCCCGGCCTTCCTCTTCTCGGCGGGCTTCGCGCTCTCGCTGCTGCTGGTCCGCAGCGCCGCCAGTGGAAAGCGGAGTGAGCGGCTCGGGCGCAACCTGCGCCGGGCCCTGCAGGTGCTCGGCGTGGCCACGCTCGTCAACTGGATGTGGTTCCCCCTCTTCCAGCAGCCGAAGTGGCTGGTGCGCCTGGACATCCTCCACTGCGTGGGGCTGTCGCTGCTGATCCTCCTGCCCTTCACCGCGGGAATGGCCTCGCGGCCCCGCGTGCTGCGCGGCGTGGCCCTGGCCCTGGCGCTCGTCACCTTCTTCCTGTCACCGCTCGGCGAGGCCGTGAACGGGCCATGGGCCTACGTCCTCAACAAGTCCACCGGAGCCGTGTTCCCCCTGCTGCCGTGGCTCGGCTTCTCATGGCTCGGGGCCTATGCCGGGGCGGTGGCCGGCGAGCAGGGCCGTGCCGGACTCGTCCGCGCCCTGCTCTTCCTCACCGGGCTCGGCGCCGTGGGCTGGCTGGCGGCGGAGCCCCTCCGCAACCTGTACCCGGAGCACCGGTTCTTCGTCACCAACCCCTCCAACGCGGCCGAGCGATGGATGTGGATATGCATCGTGCTGCTCGGGTTGATGGTGCTGGAGCGGCGGATGGCGCGGGGGACCGCGCCCTCCCGGGTGCGGCGCTTCGTGGAGACGTTCGGCACCTCCTCCCTGTCCGCGTACGTCTTCCACGAGGGGCTGCTCTACTTCCACATCTTCGGCTTCTCCTTCGAGAGGGTGTGGGGCCACCGGAGCGGCTGGGGGCAGTACACGCTGCTGACGGTGGCGCTCATCGGCCTGACGTACGGGCTGTGCCTGGCGGTGGATGGGCTCCAGCGGCTCCCCCGGACCGTGGGCCCCCTTCTTCGGGCGAGGTGGGCGGCCCTCGGTGCCGGACAGTCGCGGTGA
- a CDS encoding DUF3105 domain-containing protein produces the protein MSPLRRALPAFLLAPLLACSSSEPDCSRYEIQHAPPPESTRHLTCSSTACGDGLNPPTSGEHCSDTLRCRVHDTEPNRCVWLHNLEHGHAVFLYNCPEGCPELVSTLESVRQEAKVGSNGVVRALVAPDSRIPHRVAALLWRRSWVSDEADPDALRCLLRFQDDEAPEPGLACLP, from the coding sequence ATGTCCCCGCTTCGTCGCGCGCTTCCCGCCTTCCTCCTGGCTCCATTGCTCGCCTGCAGCTCGAGCGAGCCAGACTGTTCCCGCTACGAAATCCAGCACGCACCGCCCCCCGAGAGCACCCGGCACCTCACCTGTTCGAGCACCGCGTGTGGAGACGGGCTGAACCCACCCACCAGCGGCGAGCATTGCAGTGACACCCTGCGCTGCCGGGTCCACGACACCGAGCCGAACCGGTGCGTGTGGCTGCACAACCTGGAGCACGGGCACGCGGTCTTCCTCTACAACTGCCCCGAGGGCTGCCCCGAGCTCGTGTCCACACTGGAGTCCGTCCGGCAGGAGGCGAAGGTCGGAAGCAACGGCGTGGTTCGCGCCCTCGTCGCTCCGGACTCGCGCATCCCCCATCGCGTGGCGGCGCTCCTGTGGCGGCGCTCCTGGGTCTCGGACGAGGCCGACCCGGACGCCCTGCGCTGCCTGCTGCGCTTCCAGGACGACGAAGCTCCCGAACCCGGCCTCGCCTGCCTCCCATGA
- the uvsE gene encoding UV DNA damage repair endonuclease UvsE, translating into MREGLSSYRLGYVANCLSLGLGASHTCRLAGATPQRLEALIEQNLSELEQILLFNEAHGIELFRIGSSLIPFGSHPVNTLKWWRRWAREFERLGHIARRSRQRLSMHPSPAAASLTSVHQRVRDAAIAELRYSARVLDLLGQGPEARVVLHLGGAAPGRPEALDNAHRMLDAMPEELRNRLVLEHDDKIWSAREVAPLARSHGLPWLADNLHNVIEPSEPVMSLEELLRESAASWRALDLRPKFHLASQKPDGRPGAHADRIDPEDFRAVVAALDGPADLMLEAKDKDLALFALRQESLAQPVNTPSL; encoded by the coding sequence GTGCGAGAAGGACTCTCTTCATATCGACTCGGCTACGTCGCCAATTGCCTCTCCCTCGGCCTGGGAGCCAGCCACACGTGCCGGCTCGCGGGGGCCACGCCTCAGCGGCTGGAGGCGCTCATCGAGCAGAACCTCTCCGAGCTCGAGCAGATCCTCCTCTTCAACGAGGCGCACGGCATCGAGCTGTTCCGCATCGGCTCGTCGCTCATCCCGTTCGGCTCGCACCCGGTCAACACGCTGAAGTGGTGGCGGAGGTGGGCGCGGGAATTCGAGCGGCTGGGGCATATCGCCCGGCGCTCGCGCCAACGCCTCTCGATGCACCCCTCGCCGGCGGCGGCCTCGTTGACGTCCGTGCACCAGCGGGTGCGCGACGCCGCGATCGCCGAGCTGCGCTACAGCGCCCGGGTGTTGGATCTGCTCGGCCAGGGGCCCGAGGCTCGCGTGGTCCTCCACCTCGGAGGTGCCGCGCCGGGCCGGCCCGAGGCCCTGGACAACGCGCATCGCATGCTGGACGCCATGCCCGAGGAGCTACGCAACCGGCTCGTCCTCGAGCACGATGACAAGATCTGGAGCGCGCGAGAGGTCGCCCCGCTGGCGCGCTCGCACGGGCTGCCCTGGCTCGCGGACAACCTGCACAACGTCATCGAGCCCTCGGAGCCGGTGATGTCCCTCGAGGAGCTGCTGCGCGAGTCGGCGGCCTCCTGGCGCGCGTTGGACCTGAGGCCCAAGTTCCACCTGGCGAGCCAGAAGCCGGACGGCCGGCCGGGGGCTCACGCGGATCGCATCGACCCGGAGGATTTCCGGGCCGTGGTGGCGGCGCTGGACGGTCCGGCGGACCTGATGCTGGAGGCCAAGGACAAGGACCTGGCGCTCTTCGCACTGCGTCAAGAATCCCTCGCCCAACCCGTGAACACCCCCTCACTTTAG